In the genome of Nitrospiraceae bacterium, the window GGATATGTATTTCTTTTGCTGAATTTTCCTAAACGGGCAAAGACTAATTTTGAAAAGGCATTAAGGATAAACCCTTCGAACGCAAGAGCTGTTGAAGGACTAAGAAAAGCTGAGGAAATGGATGCAGGAAACTAAGAGGAGTTTTTATGAATAATTTCTTGAGTGCATTAATAAACACATTTATACCAATTTTTGTTGCTATTGATATTTTTGTTGTTCTTCCTCTTTTTATCTCTATTACAGACGGGATATCAGGTGATAAAAGAGTAAAGGTGGTCAGAGAATCTATTTTTACAGCACTTGCAGTTAGTCTCATCTTTGTTGCTATAGGTGAAATAATATTCAGAATTCTTGGAATAACTTCTGATGATTTTAAGATCGCCGGCGGACTTGTCCTGCTTGTCTTTGCTATTTTGGATATTGTCAAACATAGTGAAGATAATAGAAAATTCAGCGGTTACATGGGAGTAGTTCCTATAGGAGTGCCATTAATCGTTGGCCCTGCTGTACTTACAACAATACTGGTTCTTGTGGATCATTATGGAGCGCTGCCGACAATTGTATCCCTGCTGTTAAATTTCGTTATTGTTTATTTTTCTTTTATAAAAGCAGAAAGGATATTGAAAATATTCGGCAAAGGGGGAATTGCTGCAATATCAAAGATAATGGCTATACTCCTTGCATCAATTGCAGTAATGATGATACGTATCGGAATAGTAAATATTATTAAATCTTATTAGAGAAAATAAAATTTAAAAAATCAGTCTTTATAGATAACTGCTTTTATTTTTTCTTTTGTGCTAACCTTTTTTGCTGTCTTGGAAGCTTCTTTTTGTGTTTCAAAATTTCCTATCAGAACTCTGTATATCGTTTCTTTGTTTTTTAGTGTTCCTTGTTTTGTAAATGC includes:
- a CDS encoding MarC family protein translates to MNNFLSALINTFIPIFVAIDIFVVLPLFISITDGISGDKRVKVVRESIFTALAVSLIFVAIGEIIFRILGITSDDFKIAGGLVLLVFAILDIVKHSEDNRKFSGYMGVVPIGVPLIVGPAVLTTILVLVDHYGALPTIVSLLLNFVIVYFSFIKAERILKIFGKGGIAAISKIMAILLASIAVMMIRIGIVNIIKSY